CAATTACGAGAAAGGCGACATGGGCGTCACCTCAGTCAGTCTTTTTTGGCACTTTGTTGATGTTATCTGGATCATTCTTTACCTCTTGATTTACGTCTGGCAACGCACAACCTAATCAATCTGAGCTTTTCAGATCGGCCTTCATTTTTTCAATCATGATCATCGACGACCGCCATTACGACGTCATCATCATCGGCAGTGGTGCCGGTGGTGGCACTGTTGCCGGCGCTCTGAGCCGGCAGGGTCACTCCGTGCTCATGCTCGAGCGAGGAGAAGGCATGGCTCTCGAAGATCAAAATGTGGCAGATGTGGATCTGTTCCGAAAAGATCGTTATCACCCCAGGAATGAGCGCTGGTTTGGGCCCGACGGTGATCCGTTCGCACCACAGACGACCTATGCCCTCGGCGGCAACACCAAAATCTGGGGCGCCGTGCTGGAGCGCATGCGCGAGAAGGATTTTGCGGAAGTCCCCTTGCAAGAGGGAATTTCGCCGTCCTGGCCCATCAGCTACGACCAGCTATCGCCTTATTACTCAGCCGCCGAAAAGCTGTACCGCGTCCACGGTCGCTCAGGAATCGACCCAACAGAACCAAGCCGCTCTTCCCCTTTTGAGCATGAACCAAAACCACTGGTTCCCTTCCTTGAGCCCCTGCGAGAAGCGCTCAAACGCCAGGGATGTCAGCCCTATGACCTACCGCTGAGCTGGTCCAATAACCGGGAGGATCCAAGTGGGGATTCCCAGCTGTATGGCCTCGACAATGCGGACCACTCCAAATTAGAAATCCGAACGCAAGCAACGGTCAAGCGTTTGCACGTGAACCCGCTCGGCAGCTCCATCAAAGGTGTGGAAGCTGACGTAGCAGGAGAAACATGGCTATTCAAAGCCGATCTCATCGTGCTAGCCGCCGGAGCCATCAACTCACCGGCCATCCTGCTGCGATCGCATTCAAGCCATCACCCCCGCGGACTCAACAACGGCTCCGATCAAGTCGGTCGCAACCTGATGAATCTGCAACTCACCTCCATCCTGCAGCTCGCGACCGAACGCAACGACGGACGTTATGCCCGTTCACTCGGAATCAATGACTACTACTGGGGAGACAAAAACGTCTCTTTTCCGCTCGGCCACATTCAGGCCGCGGGAGGCGTCTTGCAGGACGCCCTGTTTGCGGAGTCACCGCCGGTGCTATCCCTTGTCAGCAAAATGATTCCTGATTTTGGGCTGGAGCGACTGGCCTCCCGCTCGGTGGCTTGGTGGGCCATGTCTGAAGTCTTACCCGACACCCACAACAAGGTCTGGCTGAACAACGACCAGATCCGCATCAACTACATCCACAACAACCGCGAAGCCCATGATCGATTGGTCTACCGCTGGATTGACACCCTCAAAGCGATCGAAGCCGACCCACTCACACGGGTCGTGAGTACAGCACCGACCCACCCTCGGGGTGAAGCGCCCCTCAGCGTTGTGGGCTACGCATGCGGAACCTGTTGTATGGGAACCGATCCAGCGGCCTCGGTGGTCGATGCCACCGGTAAGTGCCATGAACTCGACAATCTCTACATTGCCGACACGAGCGTTTTCCCAAGCTGTCCAAGTGTTGGGCCTGGTCTGACCACCATCGCCTTAGCCCTGCGGCTCGCTGACACGCTCAACCAGCGCATGAGCTAACCCAAACCAAGGGCTGAAGAGATCAGGCCATCGTTACAAACTCCTCTGAAACCGTCGGATGCAAGGCCATGGTGCGATCGAAATCGGCCTTGGTCGCCCCCATCCCCACGGCAATAGCAGCCATTTGGATAATTTCAGCGGCATGTTCACCAACCATGTGACATCCGAGCACCTTCTCGCTGCTTGCCTCCAAAACGAGCTTCAACAAACAACGTGGGCCGTGTTTAGGCAAAGCCTGAGCCATGGAGCGAAAACGCGCGCGAT
The window above is part of the Synechococcus sp. WH 8020 genome. Proteins encoded here:
- a CDS encoding GMC oxidoreductase, producing MIIDDRHYDVIIIGSGAGGGTVAGALSRQGHSVLMLERGEGMALEDQNVADVDLFRKDRYHPRNERWFGPDGDPFAPQTTYALGGNTKIWGAVLERMREKDFAEVPLQEGISPSWPISYDQLSPYYSAAEKLYRVHGRSGIDPTEPSRSSPFEHEPKPLVPFLEPLREALKRQGCQPYDLPLSWSNNREDPSGDSQLYGLDNADHSKLEIRTQATVKRLHVNPLGSSIKGVEADVAGETWLFKADLIVLAAGAINSPAILLRSHSSHHPRGLNNGSDQVGRNLMNLQLTSILQLATERNDGRYARSLGINDYYWGDKNVSFPLGHIQAAGGVLQDALFAESPPVLSLVSKMIPDFGLERLASRSVAWWAMSEVLPDTHNKVWLNNDQIRINYIHNNREAHDRLVYRWIDTLKAIEADPLTRVVSTAPTHPRGEAPLSVVGYACGTCCMGTDPAASVVDATGKCHELDNLYIADTSVFPSCPSVGPGLTTIALALRLADTLNQRMS